The DNA segment GCGCGTCGCCGAGCGTCTCCAGCAGCCGCGGCATCCGCAGGCGGTGGATGGCGACGCCGAGCGCCGCCGCCTCGTCCGCCAGCGGCCCGTCGCCCGCGACCACGAGGTGCAGCTCCCACCCCGGCTCGGCCGCGCGGATGCTGGCAACCAGGTCCAGCAGCGTCCGCTCCGCCCCCCCGATGCGCCCCGACGCGCTCAGGTACGCGACCCTCATCGCGATCCCCCCGCGCCGGAAGTCTGCCCCCGGAGGTTAGTGCTCCCCCCTTCTCCTGCAGTTCGGGAGAAGGGGGGCCGGGGGGGATGAGGGCCCGCGCGACACGCCGAAGCCCGTCCCGAGACAGCCCCCCTGTCCCCTGTCCCCTGTCCCCTGTCCCCTAAAGAAGGGCGGCGCGAAAGCGAGCTTCCGCGCCGAGCATCCGCCGCCGCCATCGGAGAGCCCGTCACCAGGCGGGCGACTCGCCGCCGACGTGGAGCGGGGCGCGCGCCTCGACCGGCCTGGTCAGCGGGCGCGGGCCGTCCTCCAGCCATGCGCGCACCGCGTCGGCCAGCACGTGCACCGTGCGCACGGCGTACGGCAGCGCGTGCGGGTCCGAACCGTCGCACCAGGCGCGCAGCACCCAGGGGTCGGCGCTCTCCCTCCCGCCGGCCACGGGGAAGTCGACCTTCAGCGCCCGCGCCGCCAGCCGCGCGGGGAGCGCGCGGCGGGCACCGTCGGCGTCGGAGCAGCGGCAGAAGACCAGGTCCAGCAGCCCCATCACCTCGGCGTTGTCGGTCAGGATCGCACGCAGGTGGTCGATCGTCTCCGCGTGGGGGATGACCTGCGCCACGTCGCGCGCGTGGATGCGGTCGCGGATGGAGCGCCGCAGCCGCGACGCGCCGAACGCGACGACGGCGCCCGCCTCCACGAACTCGTGGTAACCCAGCCGCTTGATCCCGAACAGCAGCAGCCCCGCCGACGCCGCGCCGCCGGCCACCGCGATCCACACCACCGCGCGCTGCGGGGCGAAGAAGAGCATCAGCCCGAACGTGGCCAACCCCGCCGCCATCAGGAACAGCAGCACCGCCGCGCGCGTGTGCGTCAGCCCGATGGCCACCAGCCGGTGATGGAGATGGTGCTCGTCGGCGCTGAAGATCGGGCGCCCGCGCAGCCAGCGGCGCACGATGGCCAGCGAGGTGTCGATCAGCGGAAGGGCGAGGACGAGCAGGGGGATGACGGTGAGCACCGCCGTGGCGCTCTTCGTCGCCCCGTGCACGGAGAGGACGGCGAGCATGAAGCCCACGAACATGCTCCCCGAGTCGCCCAGGAAGATGCGCGCGGGGCGCACGTTGAAGCGCAGGAAGCCCAGCAGCGCGCCGGCCAGCGCGGCGCAGACCAGCGCCGCCTCCCAGTTCCCCACCGCCAGCGACACCGCCAGCGTGGTGGAGAGGGCCACCAGGCCGATCCCCGTCGCCAGCCCGTCGAGCCCGTCGATCAGGTTGAAGGCGTTGGTGACGCCCACGATCCAGA comes from the Longimicrobium sp. genome and includes:
- a CDS encoding MraY family glycosyltransferase: MAIILTALLASAATALAVTPLLLRFLLARGIFGHARVKEGVEHKPVPRLGGVSICVATTVGVALAVPLASDLHLDRPLFFFGGLLAAGWLLFAAGVVDDLYNLPPKTKLAAQVAAALMAWTFGFRIEQFTFGGTLDLGALSLPVTLLWIVGVTNAFNLIDGLDGLATGIGLVALSTTLAVSLAVGNWEAALVCAALAGALLGFLRFNVRPARIFLGDSGSMFVGFMLAVLSVHGATKSATAVLTVIPLLVLALPLIDTSLAIVRRWLRGRPIFSADEHHLHHRLVAIGLTHTRAAVLLFLMAAGLATFGLMLFFAPQRAVVWIAVAGGAASAGLLLFGIKRLGYHEFVEAGAVVAFGASRLRRSIRDRIHARDVAQVIPHAETIDHLRAILTDNAEVMGLLDLVFCRCSDADGARRALPARLAARALKVDFPVAGGRESADPWVLRAWCDGSDPHALPYAVRTVHVLADAVRAWLEDGPRPLTRPVEARAPLHVGGESPAW